The Methanosarcina acetivorans C2A genome includes the window CAACCATTTTAACAGCTGTTTTAGCAACATTTTAGCAACTATCTTAACATCTGTCTTCTTCTTATCTATCTTAATTTCTATATTCTGTCTTGGTCTATATTATTATAACTGTGAACCACCGGATATTTCTTTAATTTTTGAGGACTATTTATTTTTCAGTATCTTCTGGCTTCGAAAAATCTGAGCCGATGAGGGATAACTGCGAGTGAATCCGCAGTTAAAGTCACATATAAATAAAACAGTGTTCTATTTTCTGTTATGAGAACGAAAAAAAGTTATCCATGGCTTGCTCTGTTTTTTGTAGGGATTATAGCCACAACCGCAGCGTTTGCCTATCCCGGCTCTACCAGGGAAACGGTTCAGGCTGATGAGCAGGAAATCGCTGTGAACGGGATTGAGTCCTCTTCCAGTGTAATCACAAAGGTAGAACCTTCAAATCCTCTGGAGTTCCTTACTGCCGGAGCCGCAGTTACTGATTCCAGCACCGAAGTTACGGTCTACAACGATAACCTGGCTCTTGTGAAAGAACGCAGGTCTCTCGATTTGAAGACCGGGGTCAACAGCGTTGAGTATATGGACGTTGCCGCCCTCATTGACCCTACCTCGGTTATGTTTGAGGATACAAAAAACAAAAATACTGCAGTGCTTGAACAGAACTATGAGTATGACCTGGTAAGCAGTTACAAGCTGCTGGACAAATTCCTTGGAAAGGAGATCACTGCAACTGAAAAGGAAGGAGAGACCTATACAGGCACGCTTCTCAGCCATGACGGCGGGGTTGTGCTCCAGTTAAGCGACGGAAAGGTAGTAAGCCTTTCCGAAGTCTCAAAATTCGAGTTTCCTGACTCTGCAGGGCTGCTTACAAAGCCAACCCTGGTCTGGCAGGTTTATTCCCCTGTTGCAGGCAGCCGGGATGTCCTTACTTCCTATCTTACGGGCGGCATGAGCTGGAATGCGGATTACATCGTGAAGACGAATGCGGATGATACAAAGGCTGACATCCAGGGCTGGGTCAGTATTGACAATGAGGCAGGGACCACCTATGAGGATGCCAGGTTGAAGCTTGTTGCAGGAGAAGTCCACCGCGTAACTGTACCTCAGCCTATGTACTATGATTATGTGGTTGAGACAGAAGAAGAAGTAGCGTATGATGGGGGAAAGGGTAGTTTTGTTGAAGAGTCCCTCTTTGAGTACCACCTTTATACTCTTGAAAGGACGGCTACCCTGAAAAATAATCAGGTAAAGCAGATTTCCCTGCTCTCTGCGGATTCCGTGCCCGTGGAAAAGGAACTTATCTTTGACGTTTCAAAAAGCGAGAATGTCCAGGCAGTCCTGAACCTCGAGAATTCCGAGGAAAAGGGTCTTGGAATGCCTCTCCCTGCCGGAGTTGTGAGGGTCTATAAAAGCGATTCCGATGGGCAGCTCCAGTTCCTCGGAGAAGACAGTATAGACCACACCCCTAAAGACGAGGATGTCGAAGTTGTTGTCGGAGATTCCTTTGATGTTACTGCCACAAGGACTCAAACCGACTACGACAAGGTAAGCAATGATGTCCGGCGGCAAAGTTATGAGGTTGAATTAAAGAACCATAAATCCGAAGCCCAGACAGTCAGGATTGTGGAACATTTCTATGGTGACTGGGAAATTATCACAAGTTCCGATAGTTCTGAAAAGACGGATGCTTATACTGTCGAATGGGAAGTGACCGTGCCATCGGATGGTTCGAAAAAAGTCACTTTCACAGTGGAATACAGATATTGAGTTTCCAAAGCTAGTGAACTCCTGATTCAATATACTGAAAATGTCCAGGGTTCCAACCGGATGAAAAATTTTTGAGAAATTAATTAAGAGGGTTCATACCTTCTTAATTAGTTTCCTCCGTTCGGTGCTGGTAGTTTTGATTTTCGTATTCTTTTTACCGATTAATTTGATAACCTCATATGAGATTATTCACGATTGGAGGTGTCGTTTTTTCGAAAACATCTGCAGAAGGCAGGGTACATAAATTAATTCCTTCATTGGGGGTTTAATATTAAGTCCAGCTCCTCTTCACTTAATTCATAATTGTAAAATGTAGAATAAAACTTTCTTGTCTCAGCATTCATATCCAGGTCTTCGAAAAGTTCGGGATGGGTAATTTTTGCCGACCACAGTGTTTGCATCGCCGTCTCTGCGCTTCTTACTCCCCACAGGTAAACGCCTTTTGGGTTGACATAGATCTTTCCGGTTTTAACCGCGGAGATATCATGATACTGATCGTTTGTCAGCAGTTCCTCCTTTGTCTTGCTATCCCTTGTTACTATGATATCGGGATTCTGCGTAATCAGATCTTCCATTGAGATAGTGCCGCGTTCTTTGACTCCGGCTTCGGCCGCAACATTTATTCCTCCGGCATTTTCAATCCATGAGGTAGTGATCGAACCGATCCCCTCGGTGGAAAGAATATCCGCTCCGGCAACGAATACTTTTACTTTTTCTTCATCAGTAAGGTTTTTTGTTCTTTCCGTAACATAATTTAAATTCCCGTCATAATAATTGCAGAACTCCTCAGCTTTTTTATATTCTTCTTCTCCAAACAGGTCGCCTACAAGCAAAACCTCTTTTTTAATGTCTTCCGGACTCTGGTTTCTTATGTCCAGATCAACAAGTCCGTATTCTTCGGCGTCATCAAGATTTCCAATGATAACATCCGGATCTAATTTGACCAATTCTTCAAAGTTGACATCCTGGCCTGTAACAAAGATGGTTTCTACTTCAGTAATTCGGGGATATATCTTTACGAACATTTCGTTCTGTTGAACGACAGAAGCTGTTCCGACCAGCTTGTCAGCGCCTCCGACCATAAACACGATCTGATTTCCCGCTCCGTTTGCTACTACGCTTTTTACTTCCTTCGGAATTGTCCACACCACTCCGTCCATATCCGTTATGGTTCTGGTTTCCGCCTCCGCGTCAGTTTCCTGCCCTGTGCCTTTTACTGTGGGTGTTTCGGCTGATGTTTCTACCACATCATTTGTTTGCTGTAAACATCCGCTTATCAGCAGGCAGGGCAGCAAAATAAGCAGAACTAGCGTTATTTTTATTGTTTTCATATTAAATTTCTCCATGATGATTATTGATAATCGTAGTTGCAGCTTCGTAGTTGCAGCTCCCTTTTTGTGGTATAAATTGAACATCAGCTCAGCATCGGAATACAGGTTTTAATTGAATCGCCATTTTTGCCAGTAACACTTGCAACCATTATGTCAACTCCATATGCGGAGCGCAGGTTGTTTTCGGTTACTATTTCGTGGGCAGCCCCAATTTCAAAGATCCCGTTTCTTTGTAAAAGTGCTACTTTCGTCGAGCAGAGAAAAGCGTGATCCGGTGAATGTGATGTCATTATCACACCCAGGCCCGTCTTTGCCAGAGTAACTATTCTTTCCAGAACCCTTACCTGATTGCCGTAATCGAGGTTTGAAGTGGGCTCATCCATAAATAAAATTTTTGGCTGTTGGGCAAGGGCTCTTGCAATAAGGACCATCTGCCTTTCCCCCCCGCTGATATCCGTATACACTTTATCCTTCAGGTATGTAATTCCGAGCAAATCCAGGTTCTCTTCCGCAATTACGGTATCTTTTTTTGTCGGAGAGGCACAGGCCCCTAAGTATGGGGTTCGTCCCATAAGCACAACCTCTAAAACGGTAAACGGAAATGGAGGGGTATGGGCCTGCGGGACATACCCTATTACCTTTGCAAAGTCTTTTTTTGACCATTTCTTCACGTTCTCCCCGTCCAGGAGAATTTCTCCACTTTGCAGTGCCAGAAGGCCTAAAATAGTTTTGAACAGGGTTGTTTTCCCCACACCGTTTGGACCCAAAAGGCACATAATTTCCCCGGATTTGATTTTCATCGAAATATTGCTGACAATTGTTTTTTTCCCATAACCGCAATTGGCATTGACAACTTTCAGTTCCATTTTGCTTTCCTCCTTTCTTTTAGTAAAAGATACAGGAAAAACGGCGCTCCTAGAAGTGCTGTTAATATCCCCAGTGGTATTTCTGCTGAGAAAGCGTTTCTTGCAACGTCATCAACAATCAACAGAAACGAACCGCCCACAAACATGGATGCAAAAAGAAGGTGTTTGTAATTGGGTCCGACAAACTGTCTTGCGATATGAGGAACAATAAGCCCTATCCAGCCAATCATTCCGCTTATCGAAACGGATGATGCGACAAGTAGCGTGGAAGAAAAAATAATTATTGACCTCACTTTTTTTGTATCCACTCCCATCGCCTGTGCCTCTTCATCCCCAAAGGCCAAAACATTCAGTTTCCATCTTAAAAATAATAAGGGGATCATACCCAATACGGTCGGGATCAACAAAATGAGGACATCTTTTCTTGTTATCGATGCCAGACTTCCCATTAGCCAGAATGTTATGGCAGGCAGCTTTTCGTCCGTATCGGCAACATATTTCGTCATTGAGGTAAATGCCGCGAACATTGTCGAAACAACCATTCCGGTCAAAACCATTGTCAGTGTCGCATTATCTCCATGCCCTACAATTTTACTTATGGTGTAACTGAGTAGAACGGCTCCGAGTCCGAATAATAATGAAGACATCTGTATGCCGGCAGTTCCAAATGAAAGTAATATTGCTACTGCTGCTCCAAATCCGGCTCCATGTGACGCTCCCAGGATGTCCGGAGATACCATTGGATTTTTAAACATTCCCTGATACGCGGCTCCTGCAGTAGCCAGGTTGGCACCGATAAGTATCGCGGCAATTATCCTTGGCAGTCTTACCTTAAACAGAATCGTGTCAGCCGTATCAGGCAAAGTGTAATCAACATTTGCAATTTTGCCTGCCACTGCCATTATTAGCTGACCCGGGGTAATCGTGTATCTTCCTATATATACAGAAATGAAAAATGTTAAGATAAGTACAATCGCCAGAAGTGTCAATACAGGCAGCTCAAATTCTTTTTTATTTCGCAAAAAAAATTCCATTACTATGCAACCTCCTGACCTGAAGACCTCGTTTGTCGGACATGGTATTATGGAATCTGCTGCCGCAATGGATATTTCCGATAGCGTCGGTTTCTACATGAGCTCCGGTATATAAGGATCCAAAGAACCCGGTTTCCGGGATCAAAACCGGAAATTTTCCCTTCTCGCTCATGTTCAGGTCCCTGCCTGAGGGTTAAGGAGCATATCCAGTTCTTCATCCGTGAGCTCATAGTGGAAGAATTCCGAGTAGAACTCACGGGTCAGCCCGGAGAGGTCCGTATCTGCAAAAAGATCCGGATACAGCATTTTTGCAGTCCAGGCAGTCCCTATTATGAGGTGAGGACCCTGGGGCCTATCGATCCAGCAGAAAGGATTCTGAGGGGCAAGGTATACCCGTTTGTTCCGGACAGCATCCACACTTGTCCATAGAGAGTCAGAATATACGGATGCGTAAAACTGCGGATTGGAAGTGATAATTATCTCAGGGTTCCAGTCCATGACCTGTTCTATTGAAACCTGGGTCATGCCGGTTCCGGACTTGAGGGGGCAGTCGGCAACATTGATGCCCCCGCAGATATCAATGAGCTGGGAGTGTGGAGAACCCGAAGGGTCGGTCATCAGGCCTTTCGGGCCTTCGGCATAGTAAACCCGTACTTTTTCATCTTCGGGAATGTCTTTTACAGTGCTGTTGATCTCGTTGAGGATTGAACTGCGGAACTCGATCAGTTTTTCGGCCCTGGCTTCACAATCGAGCAGCTTACCCGTATATTCGATAGTGGGATCGGATTGTGTCACAAGGAGAATAGAATCATCAATAACCACCACCGGGATTCTGCCAAGACTTTCCTGCCTGCGTTCTATGGCTTCATTGATTTGTCCTTCCGTGGAGGTACTTTCAATAACAATATCAGGATGCATTTCGATAATGGTTTCATAATTTCCGGTTTTGGATCCTAACCAGTTTCCTATTACAGGCAGGTTTGAGTAATTCTCATCCATGAAGGGTTGGGTGAGATTTTGTTTGGAGTTCCAGCCCGCAAGTTTCTCCGGGGCGAGCATATACACAAGGATGGTGGAAGGCGAAGAAGTACCTATAGTCGAGGATATTTCCGCAGGCACGGTTAATTGCCTGCCCAGCATGTCGGTGATATGCACAGTGCTTGAGTTCGGAACAACCTGTTGATCTGCATTTCCTGCACATCCACTGAAAGCAACAACTAGAACCAGAAGATAAAGTATCAATGTTGTACCTATTTTTCCACCCATAGAGATACCTGACAAACTTTTGAGTATATAGTTGTTATGTTCGAATAAACATAATGCAAGTCGATGTCCTATCTTATGAGAAATTGAAAAACGCTGTCGAACATGGTTATTTAATAATTCCTGCGTTTTTGTAGCGTTTTTCGAATTTTCACGCTTCATATATTATAGGAAAACGGTTACCTATTTCCTAGTAATCATATAAATATTTTTTTATTCGTGTGGAACTCGAATACTCTGCAAACATTATCACAAAATATGCGCGTATCTCTTCCATATCAGAATTTATCATAAGAGGAAAGGTCTGAGGCCTCTGAGTTTAGGTCGCAAAAAAATAGCTCTTAATCTTGAAAACAACAAAGTAAGGAGTTGTAACTCTCGACAAACTGGATCAATAAACGAGTTGATCCCAAGAAGGCCTTCAGAACTGAGACTTTCTCTTGGATGGATATTCATTTCCGGCTGACTGTACTAATTTTTCAATAAATTATTTCTTTCGATTCCTTTGTGGCAAAAAAACAGTCTATTTCCCTGTTTTGAGGATGCTGTTCCGATGAGCTATGTATGGCACAACGGTTCTGTTTATTTTCGTGGAACGGGTTCAGGTAAGAAAGAAGATCTTCTTTCCCAAAATCCACCTGTTTGTTTTACAATATATAGGGAACAGGGTATCGTGACTGACCCGGTGCCCTGTCACGCTGATACGGCATATATGAGCGTAATGCTTTTTGGAAAGTGAAAAAGTGATTGACCAGGAAGAAGCTGCTGAGGCTCTCCAGAAACTGGTTGACAAATATATGCCGAAGTACTACAGTAACCCCTTGACCAGCACCTTTATTGAGAAGTATAGATCTTCACTTGATGGGAATGCAGTTTCGGTTTATCGAATAACTCCGCAGTGGATGACAGCCAAAGAAAACTCGGTAGAATCTGGCAAATTGTTTAACCTGGAAGCGCAGTAACTACGCGCTGTAGTCACACGAAACAAAGGTACTTTGGGAGAAATTCATGAAGAATTAGTCTGTTGGATTCACAATCAAGAAAACAAATTTTAATAAAGCCGAACTGGTTAATCCCACATGCTCGTGAAGTTTGCACTTTTTCATAAGGGATAAAGGAAGCTACCTTCAATCAGATATGAAAGCTCTGTGCGAGTTGTTGGGGATTAACCAGAGGGTCTTGCCCTTTATTTGTTTCAGTTTAAAAGTATGGGACTTACGCAGTTGAATGAAAAACCAATAAATTTTAACTGAAACATCTGGAGACAGCTTTTAATCTCAGTGCTTTTCGAGTTTGATTTAGTTTCTCAAGTACGTAAGTCCTGTGTATTTTTGCCGGATTTGATCCGTAGCCCATCTTGTAATTTTACAAACTAGTTATTATTTTTTTAATTACATCAGGTTCCATTAGTTTCATTAGTTACAGTTGCATTTTCAGGTATTGAATTATTTATGAGATCGGTCAACTTAGAAAAATCCACAAAATTT containing:
- a CDS encoding DUF4139 domain-containing protein — its product is MRTKKSYPWLALFFVGIIATTAAFAYPGSTRETVQADEQEIAVNGIESSSSVITKVEPSNPLEFLTAGAAVTDSSTEVTVYNDNLALVKERRSLDLKTGVNSVEYMDVAALIDPTSVMFEDTKNKNTAVLEQNYEYDLVSSYKLLDKFLGKEITATEKEGETYTGTLLSHDGGVVLQLSDGKVVSLSEVSKFEFPDSAGLLTKPTLVWQVYSPVAGSRDVLTSYLTGGMSWNADYIVKTNADDTKADIQGWVSIDNEAGTTYEDARLKLVAGEVHRVTVPQPMYYDYVVETEEEVAYDGGKGSFVEESLFEYHLYTLERTATLKNNQVKQISLLSADSVPVEKELIFDVSKSENVQAVLNLENSEEKGLGMPLPAGVVRVYKSDSDGQLQFLGEDSIDHTPKDEDVEVVVGDSFDVTATRTQTDYDKVSNDVRRQSYEVELKNHKSEAQTVRIVEHFYGDWEIITSSDSSEKTDAYTVEWEVTVPSDGSKKVTFTVEYRY
- a CDS encoding ABC transporter substrate-binding protein; translation: MKTIKITLVLLILLPCLLISGCLQQTNDVVETSAETPTVKGTGQETDAEAETRTITDMDGVVWTIPKEVKSVVANGAGNQIVFMVGGADKLVGTASVVQQNEMFVKIYPRITEVETIFVTGQDVNFEELVKLDPDVIIGNLDDAEEYGLVDLDIRNQSPEDIKKEVLLVGDLFGEEEYKKAEEFCNYYDGNLNYVTERTKNLTDEEKVKVFVAGADILSTEGIGSITTSWIENAGGINVAAEAGVKERGTISMEDLITQNPDIIVTRDSKTKEELLTNDQYHDISAVKTGKIYVNPKGVYLWGVRSAETAMQTLWSAKITHPELFEDLDMNAETRKFYSTFYNYELSEEELDLILNPQ
- a CDS encoding ABC transporter ATP-binding protein — encoded protein: MELKVVNANCGYGKKTIVSNISMKIKSGEIMCLLGPNGVGKTTLFKTILGLLALQSGEILLDGENVKKWSKKDFAKVIGYVPQAHTPPFPFTVLEVVLMGRTPYLGACASPTKKDTVIAEENLDLLGITYLKDKVYTDISGGERQMVLIARALAQQPKILFMDEPTSNLDYGNQVRVLERIVTLAKTGLGVIMTSHSPDHAFLCSTKVALLQRNGIFEIGAAHEIVTENNLRSAYGVDIMVASVTGKNGDSIKTCIPMLS
- a CDS encoding FecCD family ABC transporter permease → MEFFLRNKKEFELPVLTLLAIVLILTFFISVYIGRYTITPGQLIMAVAGKIANVDYTLPDTADTILFKVRLPRIIAAILIGANLATAGAAYQGMFKNPMVSPDILGASHGAGFGAAVAILLSFGTAGIQMSSLLFGLGAVLLSYTISKIVGHGDNATLTMVLTGMVVSTMFAAFTSMTKYVADTDEKLPAITFWLMGSLASITRKDVLILLIPTVLGMIPLLFLRWKLNVLAFGDEEAQAMGVDTKKVRSIIIFSSTLLVASSVSISGMIGWIGLIVPHIARQFVGPNYKHLLFASMFVGGSFLLIVDDVARNAFSAEIPLGILTALLGAPFFLYLLLKERRKAKWN
- a CDS encoding iron ABC transporter substrate-binding protein, producing MGGKIGTTLILYLLVLVVAFSGCAGNADQQVVPNSSTVHITDMLGRQLTVPAEISSTIGTSSPSTILVYMLAPEKLAGWNSKQNLTQPFMDENYSNLPVIGNWLGSKTGNYETIIEMHPDIVIESTSTEGQINEAIERRQESLGRIPVVVIDDSILLVTQSDPTIEYTGKLLDCEARAEKLIEFRSSILNEINSTVKDIPEDEKVRVYYAEGPKGLMTDPSGSPHSQLIDICGGINVADCPLKSGTGMTQVSIEQVMDWNPEIIITSNPQFYASVYSDSLWTSVDAVRNKRVYLAPQNPFCWIDRPQGPHLIIGTAWTAKMLYPDLFADTDLSGLTREFYSEFFHYELTDEELDMLLNPQAGT
- a CDS encoding pyridoxamine 5'-phosphate oxidase family protein, with the translated sequence MSYVWHNGSVYFRGTGSGKKEDLLSQNPPVCFTIYREQGIVTDPVPCHADTAYMSVMLFGK